In one uncultured Methanoregula sp. genomic region, the following are encoded:
- a CDS encoding A/G-specific adenine glycosylase: MQRTDQMKLTDSDPSPVYDTTDIGIAQFRQMVIENYRNHGRNMQWRETTDPYQILVSEIMLQQTQVERVKVKFPEFIAAFPDFKALAGAPLTAILSAWQGMGYNRRAIALQKCAARVMTEYGGTLPSDPVELATFPGIGDATASSICAFAFNLPVVFIETNIRRVFIHYFFSDSAKVSDAEILTLVKKAIWTDNPRVWYWALMDLGTVLKKTVSNPNRRSVHYTKQSAFEGSDRKIRGEILRCLLPGNGMTREEILGSFPEDPSRISGILEGLERDGFIVPDGNRIRLSS, translated from the coding sequence TACCGATATTGGCATTGCACAGTTCCGGCAGATGGTTATCGAGAATTATCGAAACCATGGCCGTAACATGCAATGGAGGGAGACAACAGATCCATACCAGATCCTTGTCTCCGAGATCATGCTCCAGCAGACTCAGGTCGAGCGGGTTAAGGTCAAATTCCCTGAATTCATCGCAGCATTCCCGGACTTTAAAGCACTGGCCGGAGCCCCGCTGACGGCAATCCTTTCGGCATGGCAGGGCATGGGCTACAACCGCCGGGCCATTGCTCTCCAGAAATGTGCTGCAAGGGTCATGACAGAATACGGGGGCACGCTTCCATCTGATCCCGTCGAACTCGCAACCTTCCCGGGTATAGGTGATGCAACCGCATCGTCCATCTGTGCCTTTGCCTTCAACCTGCCGGTAGTTTTTATCGAGACCAATATCCGGCGGGTCTTCATCCACTATTTCTTTTCGGATTCTGCAAAGGTCAGCGATGCTGAAATCCTCACGCTTGTCAAGAAAGCAATCTGGACGGATAATCCCCGGGTCTGGTACTGGGCGCTTATGGATCTCGGAACCGTGCTCAAGAAGACGGTATCAAACCCGAACCGCCGCAGCGTGCATTACACAAAACAGTCCGCCTTCGAAGGTTCCGACCGGAAGATCCGTGGGGAGATCTTACGGTGCCTCCTTCCGGGCAACGGGATGACCCGTGAAGAGATCCTGGGATCGTTTCCGGAAGATCCGTCCCGCATTTCCGGGATCCTTGAGGGTCTTGAACGGGATGGGTTCATCGTTCCCGACGGGAACCGGATCCGGCTTTCTTCATGA